In one Barnesiella propionica genomic region, the following are encoded:
- a CDS encoding methylglyoxal synthase, translating to MKKRLTIALVAHDNRKADMVEWVTYNAELLSKHHMVCTGTTGSLVRKAFEEKGIEAEITCMNSGPLGGDAEIAAMVVRHEIDLAIFLIDDLNAQPHEADIQMLLRQCRVHNVPIACNRYSADLMITSTLWDNEDYVPTEPKYIYFKR from the coding sequence ATGAAAAAGAGATTAACTATCGCCTTGGTTGCACATGATAACCGTAAGGCCGATATGGTAGAGTGGGTAACATATAATGCGGAATTGCTGTCGAAACATCATATGGTATGCACTGGTACTACGGGAAGTTTGGTTCGTAAAGCATTCGAGGAGAAAGGAATTGAAGCTGAAATTACTTGTATGAATTCGGGACCTCTCGGGGGAGATGCGGAAATTGCCGCAATGGTGGTACGACATGAGATAGACCTGGCTATTTTCCTGATAGATGATTTAAATGCTCAGCCTCATGAAGCTGATATACAAATGTTGCTGCGCCAGTGCCGCGTGCATAATGTGCCTATCGCTTGTAACCGTTATAGTGCCGATCTTATGATTACCAGTACTTTGTGGGATAATGAAGATTATGTTCCCACTGAACCCAAATACATTTATTTTAAACGGTAA